TGAGTTTCTGAATTTGAAGTCAACTTGTCCATATGCTACAGCTGCATCCATTCCAAGTTCCGAATAATTTACGGTAAAACCATGGTTTCTACGTTCTATGACCTGAAATCCCAAAGGCAGAATACTATTATACAAAGTTGTAGATACCTGACAAATACCTCCTCCAAGCCCCGGTAAAACCTTTCCATCTACGTAGATGTAAGCATCCTTAAAGCCTGCTTGTTCAGTTCTCTTTCCTACAGCATTGTTAAAGGAGAATATTTCTCCGGGCGCAAGTATTCTTCCGTTGATTTTTGCCACTGCCAGTTTTATATTCTGAGCGCGGTTTTTCTCGATTTCAGTATTTGTATTAAAACTTGTTTTCCATGTACTCAATAAGTTTTTAAATAGTTTGGCCTTTACCTCATTTTCTGTCTGCTTCGGAGCTATAAGCCTGAAGGGTATATCAGCCTGAGAATTTTCCGTCTTTTCGGCCTGAAATACTATCTCTTTCAGTAGGTTTTTGTCCACACTTCTGCCTGTCACATGAGGCACTACAGTAACCTTGGTGTTATTTTCTACCCTGGTATAAGCATCTGCCGGAGCCCGTGTTATTTGTGAGTAGTATTCTTCAATATTAATCTTTTCAGGCTTCACTGTTCTTACAGGTATAGCAATTTTTAAAGCCTGGCATTTACTGATAGAATCCTTTATATTTTCCATGAAGACAACTCTGTCCAGTTCTTCCCCCGCATGACCCGAATGAACAGTTATCTTATCACCAGTTATACTCAGCTCTGCCTGTTTCACCGGTTTCAGATATTTGCTGCCAATATCAGCCAATAATGAATCAAGCTTATTTTGATCATACTTATATGCTAATTCGATTCTGAAACCTGAGTTTTTAGCCTTGAATATTTCGGATAATCTATTTGTAAGTGTCCCTTTTCTCCCATACTCATAAGCTTTTTGAACTGCAGCTATGATATCATAGCTGACCCCTATATCGGAAAAATTCAATTTAGATACTTTTCCCTTGTAATCAAGAACAAGCTGGGTTGTCTTAACCTTATCCTTATAGCTTTTATTCAACAGATCCGTCAACTCCTGAGTTGTCAGCTTGCCAGCAGCATGCCCATTTATATATACACCTTCATATATGGTACTTTTGTTTAGCATCATGGCAATTGTTATAGTCATAAAACCAAGTGTAGTAATAATGAGAGCCAGTAATATAACGGATATAGCCTTTATGTTTTTCTGTTGAAAATATGCTTTAAAATTTTGTGGTATCATAGCACAGCAGCTCCCGGAAATACATTATTGTAAACCTTACACTACAATTGTTGCACTATTTTGAGCGATATACAATTAAATCTAAATCAATTTTGTATTTCAGTTTTCTTACATACACTAAACCTTGTTTTTAGGCAGTGCAGCTATGAATTCCGTACCTTCACCAAAAACGCTTTTAACCTTAATACTTCCTTCATGTGCCTCCATTATTGTCTTTGATATGGTCAATCCGATACCTGAGCCGCCAGTCAACCTATTTCTTGATTTATCAGCACGATAGAAGCGTTCGAAAATATAAGGAAGATCTTCCTGAGGGATTCCCGGACCGTTATCCTTTACTACAATCTCAGTAATATCCTCTGTTCCTTTAACCTTCACCTCTACAACACCTCCGACAGGAGTATATTTTAAAGCATTTGATAACAGATTGACTATCACCTGGCTGATTTTATCCTTATCTGCAAAAATTATATCCTCCCTGCCAGATAAAATTAAGTTAATGTTCTTATTAAGAAAATCACTTTCAAAATTCTTGATTATCTTCCCGACGAGCTCAAATAAATCAAATTTTTCCTTATTTATGATAAGATTCTCACCCTCGAATCTTGCAAGTCTTTCCAGATCTCCTACCATTCTACTTATTCTCATTATTTCCTCATGACAGCTCTTCAGCCTTTCCGTATCAGGCTTCCATATACCATCTATCATAGCTTCCATATGGCTTTGAAGTGTTGCAAGAGGTGTCCTCAGCTCATGTGCAACATCTGCTGTCAGCCTTTTTCTTAATAACTCCTGTTTTTCAAGTGTGCCGGCAAGATTGTTTATAGTATCCGTAAGCTGTACTATTTCCTTTGTATTTGATTTCACCGTAAGTCTATCGTTAAAGTACCCTTTTGATATCATCTGTGCTGTTTTTATTACTCTTGTTATAGGGGTACTAAGCCTTCTTGCCATAATCCCGCCAATTATCAGTGAGAAAAACAATGAAAATATTCCCACTATTACAAGCAGTTTGTTTAAGGTGTTTATAAAAGCCAGGTCGCTGTCTGTGTAGTAGTAAGGACCATAATACCCTATGATTATTTTACCGACTACATTTTTACCTGATAATACCGGATACTGATCCGAAGTATAGTTACCCTTCCAATTCGGGTAGCGGCTCATCATATTATGAGCCATATGCTCAAGCATCTGCTGGCATAAGCCGCTGTTATGAATTGTTGCATCCCATACCACCTTGCCTTTTGAGTCCAATATCTTAATAATCATTCCTTGTTCAAGAGCGTTTATACCTATATTTTCAATATCCTTGCCATCCCACTGCTCATTGTTCCTGAACTGTTGACTGACCATAGAGACTATTTCCTTGTTTTTTCTCTCTTGGTTCTTTATTATATAGTCTTTAAAATGCTTTTCCAAAAGCACATTTGTGATATAGCTGATCAAAGCCACGCATACGATGGCAACAAATATATATGACAAGGATAGTTTAGTTCTTAAACTGACTTTCATTCAGATTTCACCTGCCCCTAAGTCCCTCCGAACTTATACCCTACACCATGTACTGTTAATACATATCTTGGTGATTTGGAATCGGATTCGATTTTTTGTCTTAGATTTTTTATATGCGTATCTATTGTTCTGTCATAACCGTCATAATCCTGTCCCATAGCCATTGTGACCAGTTCTTCTCTTGTGAATGTTTTAGCGGGATATTTTATCATGGTCATAAGCAGCTTGTATTCATTGGGAGTAAGATTTACTATTTGCCCGTTTTTTCTGACTTCATAACGAAGTGTGTCTATTGATAAATCATCGTTATTAATTGATATTACACTAGATAAAGGAACCGCTTCGTCCTCGATTCTCCTTAAATGCGCCATTACTCTGGCTACAAGCTGCCGGGGGCTGAAAGGCTTTGTTACATAATCATCAGCACCTATATTCAAGCCCTTTAAAATATCCTCTTCTTCTATTTTAGCTGTCAGCATAATAATAGGAACACGTGATTTTTTTCTAAGTGTCTTACAAACCTCTTCGCCTGTCATGTCAGGAAGCATAAGATCCAAAACTACCAAAGAAGGATTTACCTTTTCAAAAACCTCGAGTGCCTGTATACCATTATATGCTTCAAATACTGAGTAGCCGTCGTTTTCAAGATATGATTTTACAACCTCTACAATTTTTGTTTCATCATCTACAACAAGTATTCTCTTTGTGTTCTTAAGCATTTTCCCCTCCTAAAAAAGTAAGATAAAACTCCTTCACTTAGAAGGAGTTTTATGTCATTGTTTCCCATACCGGATGTTTTATATCGATATTGTCACAGCATTATTATGCTTAAGTTTTTTTATATTTTATCATACAATTGTGAAGTTTTTATGAAGTTGATATTTATTTATTTTCTTGATCTTTTGATGATGTTTTATTTAGCATGTTTATAACTTTTTCCGGTCTTTTCTCTGTCTGTATTTCTTCAAGATTTCTGAAATCCTTCATTAATGGTAATGTAACTGAAGAACTTTTTGTTGTTCCCAATACCTGGCTCGGATATATACTTCTATGTCCTGATGCGATGTAACTTACCAAACAAGCTATTGCTGCATATGGGCTGATATGAGGTCCAAACATTTCTACAGCTAGAACTGAAGCAGCTACCGGAGTATTTGCAACACCGGATAAAACTGACACTAAGCCAATAGCAGCAAAAAAACCCGTATCCATGTGAAATACTTGCGCAAAAGCACTTCCTGCTGTCACTCCGATAAAAAACACCGGGGTAAGTATTCCGCCGCTCCCGCCCATACTGAGTGTAATGACGGTAAATAATATTTTGGCCAAAAATGTATATAAAGCAACATCTTGCCCTTGAACAGTGCTTTCTATAGTATCAATTCCCAATCCAAGATATGCAGGAGAAAACACAAGTGTCAGTAGTACGAGTATTATACCTGCTATTAACCCCTTGAACGGTTTCCATATTTTTATTCTATCAGCCAGTTTTTCGCTGTATTTTAGTGCTTCTATCATTAATAAAGCAACCAAACCGAAGCATAATCCGCCTAGCATTACGTAAACAAATAATCCTTCAGTAGATTTGCTTGATACTACAATTGTCTGGTGAAAATAAACTATGCCAAGAGATTTTGCCACATGGAAGCCTATAACGGCAGATACAAGAGAAGGGAAAAGAACTTCATGCACCACTTTTCCAAGAACCAGTACTTCAATTGCAAATAATGCACCGGCTACAGGAGTGCCAAAAACAGTAGAAAATCCTGCGCTTATTCCGCATATTACTATTTTTCGCCTGTCTTCTTTATTCAGCTTAATAATATCCGATATTCCCGATGCCAGTCCCGCACCTATTTCAGCACAAGATCCTTCTTTTCCTGCTGATCCCCCACCTGTGAGAGTAATTATGGTTGCTGTAAGTTTTGCAGGAATTAGAGACAGGTTTATTTTTCCACCTTTTTTATGTACAGCTTCTATTACTTTGTCAGTTCCATTTCCTTCAGTATCCTGAGCCAGATATTTTGTTACAAGGCTGCTTAGAAATAATGCCACTGGTAAAAATATGAAATAGTATCTGTATGACTGTACAGTTCCATTGGTCCATCCCAACAGCTTTATAAAAATAGCAGCGCCTGTTCCTGTAATCAAGCCGGTTACAGTTGATAATACTGCCCATTTTATTATGTTTACAAACAACAACGTTTCTTCAAGAAAAGTTTTCTTCATTGCGACACCTTATTCATAACCCTCATCTTCTTCATTCAAGATTTCAGCAGTTCCATAGGCTTCCAGTACAGGTAAGACAAACATTATGCCTGTACCGGGCTTTTCTATCTGTAGTTTGTTCTTTATGGTAAAGACAGCCTGCTTTAATACTCGGTCATCATCTATAACAGTAAATATTGTCTTATTATCCGGCTTCTGTATCCTTATGTATTCATCAATTTTAGAAAAGAATGGCAATCTTACTCCCAGAATACCGCCCATACCCACTGAATCAATAACGGTAGCGCCTCTTACTCCAACTTGCGAAAGGCTTAGCAGCACTTCATCCACCTTTTTTTCATCATTGAGTACTAAAATCAGCATTTTCACGTTTTTTCTCCCCTTATATACCTCGATTGCAATTATTATGACATAAATATATTATTTTTTCTCCACTCTTTAGCTAAGATTCCATAACGCAGCTCGTTATCCCACTGTCCATTCTTATATCTGGCCTCTCTGAATTCTCCTTCTTTGATCATTCCGATTTTCTTCATTACTTTTTCAGACTGTTTGTTTCTTACGTTGCAGCTCGCTACTACTCTATGCAGCTTTAGATTCAAAAAGCATATCTCCAATAGAGTATTTGCTATCTCTGTAGCAAAGCCCTTTCCCCAAAATGGAGCCAGCAGAAAATACCCTATTTCTGCACTTGTAGCAATAGAGTTCTGATAATTCATTATAATATCTGCAACTCCTATAAAATTCAAGTCTTGTGATGAATATACGGCAAATTCATATGCTTTTCGGCTATCTACTGTCGAATTGTTTTTCAGTATTTCCTCAAAATATGGTTTTAGTTCCTCTTCACAGGAAACCTGGCATAGAAAAGCATATTTCATAATATTTTCATCCGACATGACCGAATAAAGTAAATGGAAATCATTTTCCTGGAATTCTTTCAGTATAAGCCGCGGACTTTTAAATTGCATTGTCTTGCCCCCTTATCATCTCTATCAAAATAATTTTTTACTCATCACGTCTTGATGTCTTAATAGAAAGTAAGTGCATTGTTACTCCTGCAGCTATCAATAACAATATTATTTTAACATACGTGTTTTTTATTATAAATATAGTTGAATACCCTATCGATGTAAATAGCAAACATATTGAAATTATCTTTATACTTAATGGAATTCCTTTTCCTTGCTGATAATCTGAAATATACCTGCCTAATATTTTATTGCTAACAAGCTTGCTATATAACCTTTCTGATCCTTTTAAGTAACATGCCGCACCAAGTAAAAGGAAAGGCGTTGTTGGAATCAAAGGAAGAAATATGCCCAAAATTCCGAATGCAATGAATA
Above is a genomic segment from Clostridia bacterium containing:
- a CDS encoding VanW family protein — translated: MIPQNFKAYFQQKNIKAISVILLALIITTLGFMTITIAMMLNKSTIYEGVYINGHAAGKLTTQELTDLLNKSYKDKVKTTQLVLDYKGKVSKLNFSDIGVSYDIIAAVQKAYEYGRKGTLTNRLSEIFKAKNSGFRIELAYKYDQNKLDSLLADIGSKYLKPVKQAELSITGDKITVHSGHAGEELDRVVFMENIKDSISKCQALKIAIPVRTVKPEKINIEEYYSQITRAPADAYTRVENNTKVTVVPHVTGRSVDKNLLKEIVFQAEKTENSQADIPFRLIAPKQTENEVKAKLFKNLLSTWKTSFNTNTEIEKNRAQNIKLAVAKINGRILAPGEIFSFNNAVGKRTEQAGFKDAYIYVDGKVLPGLGGGICQVSTTLYNSILPLGFQVIERRNHGFTVNYSELGMDAAVAYGQVDFKFRNSSEWPIKIYSSVTADNKVVFSIAGTDEGNMRRAEYESKLVKTVENSVRYITDPTLEEGKTKVKQKGSKGYTVDTYKIIKKDGMIIGRTKIYTSYYKPLDKEILKGTKKTVKK
- a CDS encoding ATP-binding protein, with the protein product MKVSLRTKLSLSYIFVAIVCVALISYITNVLLEKHFKDYIIKNQERKNKEIVSMVSQQFRNNEQWDGKDIENIGINALEQGMIIKILDSKGKVVWDATIHNSGLCQQMLEHMAHNMMSRYPNWKGNYTSDQYPVLSGKNVVGKIIIGYYGPYYYTDSDLAFINTLNKLLVIVGIFSLFFSLIIGGIMARRLSTPITRVIKTAQMISKGYFNDRLTVKSNTKEIVQLTDTINNLAGTLEKQELLRKRLTADVAHELRTPLATLQSHMEAMIDGIWKPDTERLKSCHEEIMRISRMVGDLERLARFEGENLIINKEKFDLFELVGKIIKNFESDFLNKNINLILSGREDIIFADKDKISQVIVNLLSNALKYTPVGGVVEVKVKGTEDITEIVVKDNGPGIPQEDLPYIFERFYRADKSRNRLTGGSGIGLTISKTIMEAHEGSIKVKSVFGEGTEFIAALPKNKV
- a CDS encoding response regulator transcription factor, whose translation is MLKNTKRILVVDDETKIVEVVKSYLENDGYSVFEAYNGIQALEVFEKVNPSLVVLDLMLPDMTGEEVCKTLRKKSRVPIIMLTAKIEEEDILKGLNIGADDYVTKPFSPRQLVARVMAHLRRIEDEAVPLSSVISINNDDLSIDTLRYEVRKNGQIVNLTPNEYKLLMTMIKYPAKTFTREELVTMAMGQDYDGYDRTIDTHIKNLRQKIESDSKSPRYVLTVHGVGYKFGGT
- a CDS encoding chloride channel protein, translated to MKKTFLEETLLFVNIIKWAVLSTVTGLITGTGAAIFIKLLGWTNGTVQSYRYYFIFLPVALFLSSLVTKYLAQDTEGNGTDKVIEAVHKKGGKINLSLIPAKLTATIITLTGGGSAGKEGSCAEIGAGLASGISDIIKLNKEDRRKIVICGISAGFSTVFGTPVAGALFAIEVLVLGKVVHEVLFPSLVSAVIGFHVAKSLGIVYFHQTIVVSSKSTEGLFVYVMLGGLCFGLVALLMIEALKYSEKLADRIKIWKPFKGLIAGIILVLLTLVFSPAYLGLGIDTIESTVQGQDVALYTFLAKILFTVITLSMGGSGGILTPVFFIGVTAGSAFAQVFHMDTGFFAAIGLVSVLSGVANTPVAASVLAVEMFGPHISPYAAIACLVSYIASGHRSIYPSQVLGTTKSSSVTLPLMKDFRNLEEIQTEKRPEKVINMLNKTSSKDQENK
- a CDS encoding P-II family nitrogen regulator, which gives rise to MLILVLNDEKKVDEVLLSLSQVGVRGATVIDSVGMGGILGVRLPFFSKIDEYIRIQKPDNKTIFTVIDDDRVLKQAVFTIKNKLQIEKPGTGIMFVLPVLEAYGTAEILNEEDEGYE
- a CDS encoding GNAT family N-acetyltransferase codes for the protein MQFKSPRLILKEFQENDFHLLYSVMSDENIMKYAFLCQVSCEEELKPYFEEILKNNSTVDSRKAYEFAVYSSQDLNFIGVADIIMNYQNSIATSAEIGYFLLAPFWGKGFATEIANTLLEICFLNLKLHRVVASCNVRNKQSEKVMKKIGMIKEGEFREARYKNGQWDNELRYGILAKEWRKNNIFMS
- a CDS encoding YbaN family protein, which produces MEKFTRLIITFLGTIFIAFGILGIFLPLIPTTPFLLLGAACYLKGSERLYSKLVSNKILGRYISDYQQGKGIPLSIKIISICLLFTSIGYSTIFIIKNTYVKIILLLIAAGVTMHLLSIKTSRRDE